Proteins encoded within one genomic window of Falco biarmicus isolate bFalBia1 chromosome 14, bFalBia1.pri, whole genome shotgun sequence:
- the TSC22D3 gene encoding TSC22 domain family protein 3 isoform X2 — protein sequence MSTGMYQSPMEVAVYQLHNFSISFFSSLLGGDVVSVKLDNSASGASVVAIDNKIEQAMDLVKNHLMYAVREEVEVLKEQIKELLEKNSQLERENSLLKTLASPEQLEKFQSRLPAEVLCPEEQSPGAAAPAQHSGGSAV from the exons ATGAGCACCGGCATGTACCAGTCCCCCATGGAGGTGGCTGTCTACCAGCTCCACAACTTCtccatctcctttttctcctcgCTGCTTGGGGGGGACGTGGTCTCCGTGAAGCTCGATAACAG CGCCTCCGGAGCCAGCGTGGTGGCCATCGACAACAAGATCGAGCAGGCAATG GATCTTGTGAAAAACCACCTGATGTATGCAGTGCGGGAGGAGGTTGAGGTCCTGAAAGAGCAAATCAAAGAACTGTTGGAGAAAAACTCCCAGCTAGAACGTGAAAACAGCCTCCTGAAGACCCTCGCCAGCCCTGAGCAACTGGAGAAGTTCCAGTCCCGGCTCCCTGCGGAGGTCCTGTGCCCGgaggagcagagccctggggcagctgccccGGCCCAGCACTCAGGGGGCTCTGCGGTGTAA